The following coding sequences are from one Fibrobacter sp. UWT2 window:
- a CDS encoding glycoside hydrolase family 5 protein has translation MKKKFLGARLLASTAALILLASCSDDGSSGSTNGAEVLPDQSTEAPVSPENTENPVIEGSEEGSSSEVLTPEEVANEPITEEDLKDDGTASVTTLTVGVSGVAEIGPFAEGATVSLSGVDVKTMTLSGSALSGKVSSNLGAFTVSGDISSAVASIEVKGDYVNFTSEERYVASGIKALSDLRERNKVNVNVLTRLEYDRVQYLVTEMGLSFTAAKTRAEKEVLAALGLKQDSTLFEDISLYDHTQAAANLLAVTAALLEERSAGDVDAALSAIAADIAPDGTWDDPALKASVGDIAYSLNTGYPSSVLSDLNGGASIEYFSVWVEHIWAAQYGLGSCGASNQNQVKPNANAASVNASMQFVCQDTLWSMATEAILLNLAAAALFGECSDANVGQMKANDEGKYFVCRKNAWKVAGDEDLANMKVAEQNGACTSANEGTLASYESDYYVCVSNFWSKTKNVPVDYSKGRAMNKRLGRGINMGNAWESTGNGATADCGWNNCIQDGYFKIVKDAGFNSVRIPVRWNQDASNSSPYSLDAGRLSGVKADIDLALAQGLAVIVNFHHYTTLNDAAAGYTSNKSKYESEKARFLGMWEQVAKEMNAYPDSLLVLEIFNEPHDMKVEQVNDIMNSAYEVIRKNAPGKTIMFEAGAYSKFGQIPKLTLPADGNIIVSGHYYEPYTFTHQGHGYDCNNSLSDKTVASIDGEFKGYADAIAEYFPDIKGGSVPMNMGEFGVSGQHGSSCGGNGVSDDLRAKWTDAAIAAAEKYGMSWHYWGFVGVGGFEAYDKGAGQWYSELLQVFTKYTSK, from the coding sequence ATGAAAAAGAAATTTTTAGGAGCACGCTTACTTGCGTCTACCGCTGCGTTAATCTTGCTGGCATCCTGCTCGGATGACGGTTCTTCAGGTTCTACCAATGGCGCCGAAGTTCTTCCGGATCAGTCTACCGAAGCCCCCGTAAGTCCCGAAAATACTGAAAATCCTGTAATTGAAGGCTCTGAAGAGGGTTCCAGTAGCGAGGTTCTCACGCCCGAAGAAGTGGCCAACGAACCAATTACAGAAGAAGATTTGAAGGATGACGGTACGGCTTCTGTGACGACCCTCACAGTCGGTGTCTCGGGCGTTGCTGAAATAGGCCCGTTTGCAGAAGGCGCTACGGTTTCCTTGAGTGGTGTCGATGTCAAGACCATGACTCTGTCGGGCTCCGCCTTGAGTGGCAAGGTGTCTTCCAACTTGGGCGCTTTCACGGTTTCGGGCGATATCAGCTCTGCTGTCGCTAGCATCGAAGTCAAGGGCGATTATGTGAATTTCACATCCGAAGAACGCTATGTTGCCTCGGGCATCAAGGCGCTTTCGGATCTTCGCGAACGTAACAAGGTCAATGTGAACGTGCTGACTCGCCTTGAATATGACCGTGTGCAGTATCTGGTGACTGAAATGGGACTCAGCTTTACGGCGGCCAAGACCCGTGCCGAAAAAGAAGTGCTTGCCGCTCTCGGTCTAAAGCAAGATTCCACCTTATTCGAAGATATCTCGCTATACGATCATACTCAGGCTGCCGCGAACTTGCTCGCGGTAACAGCTGCTTTGCTTGAAGAACGCTCCGCTGGTGATGTAGATGCGGCCTTGTCGGCAATCGCTGCTGACATTGCTCCGGATGGCACCTGGGATGATCCTGCGCTCAAGGCGTCCGTGGGCGATATTGCCTATTCTCTCAATACAGGCTATCCGAGCTCCGTCTTGTCCGATTTGAATGGCGGTGCAAGCATTGAATACTTTAGCGTGTGGGTGGAACATATCTGGGCCGCTCAATACGGCTTGGGTTCTTGTGGCGCATCTAACCAAAATCAAGTAAAACCCAATGCAAATGCTGCTAGCGTCAATGCGTCTATGCAGTTCGTTTGCCAAGACACCTTGTGGTCTATGGCTACCGAAGCTATTCTCTTGAATTTGGCAGCCGCTGCACTTTTCGGTGAATGTTCCGATGCCAATGTGGGGCAAATGAAGGCCAATGATGAGGGCAAGTACTTCGTTTGCAGAAAGAACGCCTGGAAGGTTGCCGGAGATGAAGACCTTGCCAATATGAAGGTGGCTGAACAGAATGGGGCTTGCACCTCGGCGAACGAGGGCACTCTCGCATCCTACGAATCCGACTATTACGTGTGCGTTTCGAATTTCTGGTCCAAGACCAAGAATGTTCCCGTCGATTATTCCAAGGGCCGTGCCATGAACAAGCGCCTTGGCCGCGGTATCAATATGGGTAATGCCTGGGAATCTACGGGTAATGGGGCTACGGCTGATTGTGGCTGGAACAACTGCATTCAAGATGGCTACTTCAAGATTGTCAAGGACGCTGGCTTCAATTCTGTACGTATTCCTGTGCGCTGGAACCAAGATGCTTCCAATAGCTCTCCTTACTCGCTCGATGCAGGTCGTCTTTCTGGCGTCAAGGCAGATATTGATCTTGCCCTTGCCCAAGGACTTGCCGTTATCGTGAATTTCCACCATTACACGACTTTGAACGATGCAGCAGCAGGGTACACCTCGAACAAAAGCAAGTATGAAAGTGAAAAGGCTCGTTTCCTTGGTATGTGGGAACAGGTGGCTAAAGAAATGAACGCCTATCCGGATAGCTTGCTCGTCCTTGAAATCTTCAATGAACCTCATGACATGAAGGTGGAACAGGTAAACGATATCATGAATTCCGCATACGAAGTGATTCGTAAGAATGCTCCGGGCAAAACGATTATGTTCGAAGCGGGTGCTTATTCCAAATTCGGTCAGATCCCGAAACTGACTCTCCCTGCCGACGGAAACATTATTGTGAGCGGTCATTATTACGAACCCTACACCTTTACGCATCAGGGACATGGCTACGATTGCAATAATTCCTTGTCCGACAAGACGGTCGCTTCGATTGATGGCGAATTCAAGGGCTACGCCGATGCGATTGCGGAATATTTCCCCGATATCAAGGGTGGTTCCGTGCCGATGAACATGGGCGAGTTCGGCGTGTCAGGCCAACATGGCTCTTCTTGTGGCGGAAATGGCGTTTCTGACG